gctcccgctctctctgcctggggcccctgctcctgacccctcactgctcccgctctctctgctggggcccctgctcctgacccctcactgctcccgctctctctgcctggGGCCCCCCTGCTCCTGACCCCTCActgctcccgctctctctgctggggcccctgctcctgacccctcacagctcccgctctctctgcctggggcccctgctcctgacccctcactgctcctgctctctctgctggggccccctgctcctgacccctcactgctcccgctctctctgctggggcccctgctcctgacccctcactgctcccgctctctctgctggggcccctgctcctgacccctcactgccccctctctctgcctggggcccctgctcctgacccctcactgctcctgctctctctgctgggccccctgctcctgacccctcactgctcccgctctctctgcctggGGCCCCTGCTCCTGACCCCTCACTGCTCCGCTCTCTTGCTGGGGCCCCTGCTCTGACCCCTCActgctcccgctctctctgctgGGGCCCCCCGCTCCTGACCCCTCActgctcccgctctctctgctggggcccctgctcctgacccctcactgctcccgctctctctgctggggcccctgctcctgacccctcactgctcccgctctctctgctgGGGCCCCCCGCTCCTGACCCCTCACTGCTCCCGCTCATTCTGCCTGGGGCCCCTGCTCCTGACCCCTCACagctcccgctctctctgcctggggcccctgctcctgacccctcactgctcccgctctctctgctgGGCCCCCCGCTCCTGACCCCTCActgctcccgctctctctgcctggGGCCCCTGCTCTTGACCCCTCActgctcccgctctctctgcctggGGCCCCCCGCTCCTGACCCCTCActgctcccgctctctctgcctggGGCCCCTGCTCCTGACCCCTCACTGCTCCTGCTCGCTCTGCCTGGGGCCCCTGCTCCTGACCCCTCActgctcccgctctctctgcctggggcccctgctcctgacccctcactgctcccgctctctctgctgGGGCCCCCCGCTCCTGACCCCTCACTGCTCCCGCTCCCTCTGCCTGGGGCCTCCCGCTCCGGTCCCCATTTTGCCTGGGCACCCCTCTCTACTGTTTAGCCTCTGTCTCTATATGACTTCTTTTTGTGTGTCTTCGTGCTTAAGTTggtgttttcattttccttatttatttttaaatttattttattttgtgtgggaCTTTGGTCAGCAACTGTTTTTATGCGACATTTATAAGTAACTGAACTTGAATTCGGTTACCGCTGGTGAACTTATTTTATGGATTGTACTGTTTACCCTTTGGGTTAATAAAATGGTGTGTGAATTTCCCCCCAACCCCATGTGGGTGCATTCCTGTGGTCCACAACAACATATTATAATACAAAGGGATGGTTTTATAGATTAATTATTCGTAGTCGTACACATAAAGCCTCATATACTAAGATCCAAGATCTTATCCTCATTTACCAAGATCCAAAAGTACTATCTCTAACAGATCACACTGTTTGGTTGGTGTACATTTTCCGGTGTTCGACACAATAATTTCATGGGTGGTGGATGAGAAAAAGCCATCAGGGAAGTCAAGGAGAAACTAATCAATCAGGAGAGGGTCTTGCGCCGTTTGTAACGATGTTTAAAGCATCCGTAGAGAGCCGAGTAGTATAACCTGCTTTAGCAAGCATGCTCATATAATTATTCAAGccttagaaaataaataatttctattgatatataattaaatttacGCTTAGTAGAATGAATGCTTGGCTTAATccagcacagaaaagcataGGCCTGTCATTCAAACGATACACACTAAGCATTTGCATAAGTGCAATTTTCTGAGCAGGATGAAGAAAGTGTGattacatttacacaaatataGCAATCATGCTTCTATTTGTACAGCCTGTGCCACACAGCCACTACAACTTGTCCAGAGCACCGCTGCCtgacttgtcttcaaccttcctaagTTCTCACATGGTACTCCACTGCTGAGGTCACCACCAGGATCAGGTGGTTCAAAGTCCTGAGCCTGCAGCCGACAGGACAGCCCCCACCTACTTACAGGACATAATTCAACCCTACacgccagctcgaccactccgctctgctgcagccgGGCGACTTGAaccccctgccatccgggtgaacggttctcgctcgtccctaccgcggagcttctccaccctagctccccagtggttcaacaagcacatatggatGTGATGTTTGGGCgtccgcatacttttggccatgtagtataCATTACGAATCATCGGGAGATCTGCTCCGGTAAATATAGAATGTGTCTGAATGAGATGGCCATACTTCAGTTATCTACAGTTATAATGCAACTCGTGCCTAAGTCATGTGATGTCTTTTTCATGCAGAGCCACGCAGGTGAGCCCATCGTTGTTCGAGCCAGAAGTTTATCTAGCCTGTTATCTAGCCCGCTAATGCTTTTCGGACGGGGTCCTGGACTCACCCGATGCCAGTTGGGGAGAAGCGCTGGTCTGTCCTGTGGTTTACTGAGTCTCCTGTACTGCTTGCTCTGCAGGAGAAGGAACAACAGAGCCCTCAGCTCACAGCATGCACActcaaaaacaagcaaaaaccaTTGCATGGGCAATAATCGCACCTACAGTACACTACtacattacacttatttatCTGGCAAGCAGATGCCATTACCCAGGGATATTTCTATTTTGGCTCCTATAAGTACCGTCATCAAGGAGTACAACAGTGATATCCAACCAGGACTTGAAACGTGAAATGCTTCAAGTAACAAAGTCTGTCCCATAACCTCTAACCATCATGGGGCTGCCCCCACTGCCCAcctgtgggggtgtgggttcATCTCTGCCGCTCACTCTCTCAGCAGGTAAGAGCATGTGATGAAGACAGACCTTTCAGCCCATCCTGGCTTGTGATTTACCAACAGACTCAAGAatatccagcactgcatcaagcctcACAAACTTTTCCATGCATTGGCTACTCTATATGTAGAGCAGTACTTCCTGATATCTGTCAGCGTAATAGAATAGGGATAAAACAACTATAGAGTTGCCTTTGACATAGAAACCGTACAGGACCTCAACCAATCATGGAGTATGTTGATAATAACAGAACAATGGCtgcagtgattggtggatatgTGGCTGTGCTTCCACGGTTCCTTGCCATATCTAGACAATGCAGCCAGAAGGTAACCACCAATAACCATTggtattgttgtatttttttattatcaatatACTCCATGAATGGAGTCTGTTGGATTGGAGTTCCTCTCTGGTTTCTATGCAAAAAGGTGACAACACTAATGCCCTACCCCGGTTCCAAATATTATCATTCCTGATATCAGTGCAAAATGTACCTTTTACTCATTTCCATTGATGGCAGTGTGTGCACAGGAAACTGAACGggttaaaaatgtaatggagCTGTAGTTGTAAGGACTCACCAATCTCTGATTTGATGTGCTCACTCTCCTTGGGGCCCTGCGGAAGGACACACATGGCAAACGGCAAGAGATGAGTTctgataacatttttacatgtccTACACATAACGGATCTCTCAAGCAGTGGaatcattctttttatttacgTTATTGAAATGTAGGATACTGGGTAATGATCTGATCTTGTATCctgaagttaaaaaaacaaaagggggtGAGTGACTTTGAGAAATATCACTTTTTCAAAGCAGAGAAGAGATCCAGATCCCATACTCTACTACTGCAGCGATCAGCTTCTCTGTCACCCTCCCGCTGCCCACCACTATAAACACACAATGACCATACTGAAGTGTAtggaaaatcattttatattcatacatCATGTAGGTGAATATTAATGTACTGAGTCGATGGAGactatgtgaaaaaaataagaagaattacACTTGAGAACTGGGAAAACCAAAAAACTGTAAACAAAGCCAGAGTACCGGTGTAATTGAAGCTTGAAACAAGCTCCTCTgcaacagataaataaaataagcaaagcGCTTCTGTGGACACCACTCAAAATATAAAGTCCAATTGTTTTCATGTgactaatgtgtgtgtatgaagagCAAcgcttcctcaggtgactgagaatgtcaatgcaggacatgatcgCACTGtgagcaagaacagtccatcgaCAAAtgcatagagagggatattagaGGGGGCTGCAGTACATAAACCACTCactacaaagacaaatgcacatttgagactTTAGTGGAGtaaaaaaccataggcactggtctacagagatgtggaaaaaatagatatggtcagatgagtcatccatCACCACATTCTTGACAAGTaggcaagtgcatgtgtggcgtacaccaagagaacggtacaggcctgaatgcttaaCCCCTgcagtgagggggtctggtggctctgttatgctgtgcgGCGTtagtccacttgtccccttagagggaagggacactgcaaatcaaaacaaactTATTCTGAGCGTAcgaaaatgatgaaaataatatGCTATGGCCTTGACCAGATCTCCACCCAACTGAACATCTATGGGAAATTTTGGACTAATGTGTaagacagcactctccaccatcatcaccaaaacatcaaatgagggaatgtatcttttggaagaatagTGTTCCActcctccagtagagttccagagacttctagaatctatgccaaggtgaattgaagctgttctggtggcttatGTTGCAATTACTGAATGATCGGTTCTTGTTCAGTTGCTTGGGTCTGCATGCTTATGTGATTGTCTTCAGGCATACTTAGTTGCCTAAGTGTTTCCTCTGAGTTCCCTGCTGAGCCTCTGAGCAACCTCCCAGTTTTATGTCATCCCCTCATGCCTTCTGCTTTCCTGTGCTTTTCCCAGTGCTTTGCCTCCCATGTTGTGTTCTCTGCATCcagtgtttttatgtatttttttttctggcctcTCAACCTTTTTGAATTTCAACCTCTAAATCCCTAAACTTCTCTGCACTTGGGTCCAAGCCAAAATGCTCATTGTGAACCCTTGAAACCCAGTCATAAACCCCACAAGAGCTGGTGCGTATGTTCTCAGGTGTAACTATGTTCCGGCCATTGTGGTATATAGGCTTGAATTTCAGAGTCAGGTCCCACATCTAAATCAGAGCTAGGTACAAGTCATACACCAAAGTATACACATCAGGTTATTGCTCAGCATATCATGTTTCTTTAGCACCTTTCCCCACTCTTACTAACAAAATGTCCAAAACATTCTAGTTACaggtttttaaattgaatgaaaatgagTCAGATAAACTTGCTTGTCCTTCCTGAGACAGAAACCAAATCCTTACAATTTCAATCGGTCCCCTAACTCCAATACTGATCAATCTCCACCTCGGTATTACTTCTCATAAAAGTTCTAGTTTGGTTCTGTACAGATGTTGATTTGTATGATATATGGAGAGTGCCTAACTCATCATTATATCATTATACTGTTtcataatgttacattacattacattacaggcatttggcagacgctcttatccagagcgacgtacaacaaagtgtataaccataaccaggaacaagtatgtcgaaaaccctagagagttgttttattttgtgcctgttctatgttttcattttatgttgaaTGCTCACTGCTCCGCAAATACCTTACAGACACGTTCTGAATATCGTTGCAGTTTGGGAAGGGCCGGCCCCTCGGGCAATGCATTATCCTGATGGATCATCAGGAGGAGAACCTGAAACTATGGCGGTATATCAGTAGCAGGTCTTGACCCCAGGACCTGCAGGAGACCTGAAGCAGTTAACCGCCCTCCTACTCAAACTGCAGTATATCGGAGCAGGGTGTGAGGTTGGCCTGACTGGCATCTCTGTATTTAGCACACGCAGGGGGCACCCGTGGCCCTCTTTAAAAGCTGCTCATCACCGCCCTGCTGGCTCAGCTCTGTAAACAACCCCGTCCCCAGCGACTGCCTGTGATGTGGCCAGGGTCCAGCTCGGGCCTGGTCCCAGCACCCCGGCTAGGTATCACCTCCTGAGCCGAATTCCACTCAGGTCCTGAAGGCAACCTTACACCATCTCACATAATCCTGCTGGGGCCATTACCATACGCTCCCTTTAAAGCGTGCGCTATaccatccacacacaaatattctGTCCCATCCCTCATGCCAGGAATATCAGCACTGAAAGATCAGTGCACAAGTGCACCAAATACAGACACGGGCGCATCGATTGTGGTTGACGTGGGGCAGAGGAGGTGCCAATGACCAGGGCAGTGACCAAATTCCCAAACTAGcgagcccctccctcccccggcACACTTAGATTTCTATCTTGCGGAAGATGGCGGAAGATAATTTACGAGCATTGGTGACCTGCAAAGGCACTCAGGGATTTGCCATCCATCACTTTTCAAACCGCTGCCGCTTTCCACATTTGCAGGACATTTACGAATTAGGCAAGATTAAGACACGAGTGAAAATCACGTGTGAAAACGTATAGGAATTTTGGGATGCAGTACAAGGACAGTGGACAGGGAAAGAGCACCCTCCATACCTCCGCCCTGGACTTGCGCTCGCTTCTCAAGGGttcggtggggtggggtggggcttcCGCAGGTTTCTCAGTCACCTCCTCTGGGAGTTTAGGAACCTCCTCAGGGGCAGCTGGGGGTGGTTTCGGGACCTCCTTGGGGGCAGCCGGGGGAGGTTTCGGAACCTCTTTGGGGGCAGCCGGGGGTGGTTTCGGGACCTCCTTAGGGGCAGCTGGGGGTGGTTTCGGAACCTCCTTAGGAGCAGCCGGGGGTGGTTTTGGGACCTCCTTGGGGGCAGCCGGGGCTGGTTTTGGGACCTCCTTGGGGGCAGCCGGAGCCGGTTTTGGTGCTTCTGGGGGCGGCTTCGGGGAACCCCGCTTGCGAGCGGGCTCGGCGGAGATGCTGAAGAGCAGACACAGCCGGTCCAGGTCCCGCTCGATTTGCTCCGCGCTCAGGTGCAGCTgcttgcccccgcccccgcccccgcctccgcccccgcccatGGTCGCCGCCAGGGCGGCGGCgtgcttcttcttcctctccgcCTCCTCAGCCGCCAGCTCGGCCTGGTTCTTCTGATGGAAGTACACGGTCATGGTCAGTATGACCAGCCCGCACACCGCCATGCTCACTGCCCACACCACGTCCACCATGGTCAGAGGAGGTCCGTCCGCCCGCTCAGAGAACGCTAAACCACCGAAacgtcaaaaacaaaatcttccCCGTTCTCCACTCTCTCCCGACCCCGCAGAAGAAGCAACAGAGGTAGGTTTCAGCAGGTATTCCCCAGAGCTCAATTTTGCTGTCCGTCGACAGCAGAGACGGTTTCTAAGTTCCCTCGTTGTGAAGTTCAGCGGCAGGCAGCCCGGGAGCACTCACCCTCTCGCTGGGGCTCTGAGAACGGCGCACATCTGTGGACGGCACAGACGACGTGAGCGACCTCACCGGAGTCGGGTTACAGGGAAAAGCAACACCCTACCCGGCGGACAAGTGCTATTTCAGTCACCGCAGAGACGCGCATGGCACACGCTGGCATCTACCCATGCGGCCTGTATTCAGACACTGATCCCAGGGTCATTCCTCAGAGGATGACGGGCCCAACTGAATGCTCTCCACAGTGGCAGCAAACTGCACTGATCAGTGAACATCTGTTGTACTCCATTTACCGAGGTTATTTAGCATGTGTTTCAATGTCATGCATTTCAATGGAATTGGCAAAAAGGCCGTATAGACAGCATGTGATAGTAATAGTGCTTCTAAATACATGCATCGTGTCCCAAAGCCAAACCCTAGCTACTCTTCTGCCTTCCACTGACAGGGACAGCTGTACAAAGGTAAAATTACTGAAATGATTGGTTCTCCTCTCTGGTGGGGACGTGGCCAGTTCCAAAGCATGAAGCATATACACAGTTCAAGAATAAAAACTGAAAGGAGAAAGAAGAACCAATTTGGTGTCATCTAtagtcttaatttttttttttaataaagggtCTTTGAAAAGGCATGTATCTTCAACAGAGTTAACCAATTCTAATGCATGTCTAAATATTTAGACAACTCACAAATTGTGTTAATAAGTAGTTATTccattaattgattaattttcTTCCCTTTGTGTAATGCAGATGAGATAATGATTAAATTTTCCATAATGCAGGTGATTGTCTGCTTGGATTAACTGTAGAACTCACAGCAACTGAGCTGTCAAAACATTGTTTATGCTTTGCAAgctgaatatattattttggaATGTAACATTAGCTTTACTTTTATGATACTTGGGCATATGTAcctatgtatgtttgtatgcacAGATgaataatggttttattttttgtatttatttcagccTGGCTAATTTAAAGCTATCTGAACCTGTCACTAGCAGCCTAGTTGTAGTGTTCGCCATTAGCTCATTAGCTCATTAGCTCATTAGCGTAGCCCCACATCATGGCTACAGACTAAAGTTTTACGGTCATTTCATGACACAAGGCGGCTTCTCAGTGTATTCAACACAAGCAGTTTGGATGTCGCCGAGGTTGTGGTATCTCTCAATGCACAGGTCTTTGATGTTTTCAGCACTAAAGTGAAACAAATCACTTTCCATTGATAATAATTCTAAATACTATCGAAATTGATGAAGTAGTACGTCTCAGCACTATTGTGAAAGAATACAAAATGAAGTATATGATATAAGAATTTCCTAAAGAGTGTGTTGGACTGTAACGCAAGATGCATTCGAAAAGGCCAGATCTTCAAAGGACAAAAGAAATGTTAACTCATGGATGCATATTACTGGGAAAACACCTGGTGAAGCACAGTTACcaatccatccattacctatacccgcttattcctgggcagggtcatggggggtgctggagcctatcccagcgtgcattgggcgagagggaggaatacaccctggacaggcgccaatctatcgcagggcacacacaccattcactcacacactcacacctatgggcaacttagagtctccaattaccCTATCTGCATGTCTTAGGAATGTGGgtggaaaccggagtacccggaggaaacccacgcggacaccgggagaacatgcacactccACATAGAAAGGCCTTTTCCAGCATGTGCTTTGGTAAAAATAAACCTTCTCAAAGTGAATGCATATTTCTGCACTGAAATAACTTTGACATTCTATTTGATGTAGCCTCCTGGCACCTGCTTTCACTGTAGGGCCAGCTAGCAGCTTTTAGATGTCATAGTTATCTTCTCAAACAATTTAGAGCTATAACACTATCCACATACATGGTATACGGCCTACTAAGACTACTGAACTTGCATGTAATTCAGAATGAATAACTGTTCAATGAAAACTGGCACCCTACTATTTCTTAACCTAGTGTTGAATTATCAACTTTTTTCTTGTGGAGAGTGCAAACAGGGCCCACAGAGGCAGAGGACCTTTGCTGTTAACCCAGTGTGTATGACTACTACGATGCTGTTCATTCAAAacttgcattcattttacataCTAAATAAAACACCATCTGCCTAACAGTTATCATCTCACAAGCATTGAAACATGCTGTTCTGATGGTGATGAACAGATGTGGACAGCTGCCAGAGGAACGGGGGCGACATAGTTCAggaggttgtctggcagtcggagggttgccggttcgatcccccgccctgggtgtgtcgaagtgtccttgagcaagacacctaacccctaattgctccctcacaagctgattggtaccttgcatcgcagcctttcaccattggtgtgtgagtgtatgtgtgaatgggtgaatgagaggcatcaattgtaaagcgctttggataaaagcactatatatatgcagtccatttaaccaAGATATATGACCTGACATCCAGGTTTGGAGCCAGTGTGCTTTAACCCCTACGCCCTACACCATGCACTAAAAGCACAGGGCAGACCATGGGCCGCTCGACGTCAGGGAGAGAGCAGCATACGTCAGGAAAAGAACGTAGTCCGTTTTTTTCGGAGGGAACGAAGGCGAGGCTACACAGGACACGGTAGTGCCCACACCAGTGCTGTTTCTGCCCACTGTGGCTTGGGAAGCTAAAGCACAtttagataataaaaaaaaatacctgcaCTGTCgtgacaaaatattttgcagaaagccataaataaaaacattcaccAGACAGACAAATACGCGGGTCACGTCAGGGCTATCTGATGAGGCACATAACTAAGgggaagaaaattaaaataatatgcaaGTGAATACCCcgtcccccaccaccaccactaaaCACCCAGTCCACGAtctcaccaccacacacccctAGTTCCGGGGTGAAGTCACCAGCAACTCAGCACCCCGTCTGGTCCCGAGGGAAACACTGCACATATGCGCACGTGTACATGTCTATGCACATGTAGTTTATATGGCTCCCAATCTCTCTCAGTTTTGTGCTTTGAGAGTTTTGTACCTCTTCAGTCCTGCAGGGGACTCATGATATCGCTTCCACCGCCTTCTGCTCTGACAGATGAGTCATCTTTAACATGCGATCTTTAACATTCCTGTCTCCCAGTATCCCGTGTCCTACGCAGCCTGTGGCCCCCCTGCATACCTGCCAGAGATTTCAGACGAGTGAGGGTGAGCAGGGGAACAGGATCTGTCCAGCACCAAGCAGGGGAGCTGGGCAGGCCCCAAGAACCGGCCGTCTCAAATGTCGGGTCAGCAGAGATTCAATaggtttgcacacacacacatgcacattcacacagcaaacatgtaggcacacacacacacacacatatgcacacacacaaaaacagatacacacatgcacacgcacacagcaaacacgtaagcacacacacatacacacgcacacatgcacacagaaaacatgtaagcaaacacacatgcacacagcaaacacataggcacacacacgtgcacatgcacacagcaaacagataggcacacacacgtgcacatgcacaaagcaaacacataggcacacacacgtgcacatgcacaaagcaaacacataagcacacacacacatatacacatgcacacagaaaacatgtaagtgcacacacactgacacaaacacacacacacacctgcacccctcAATCATGTGTACtatgtttataataataataataataataatcaattttatttatatatttaaaaatgcagtttacaAAGTGCATTATAAAtgatagacaatggatggagtacacacagacagcaagGTTACCATAAAAgcatgcaattaaaataaatttatatactttatttatatagtgtcTTTCCTTCATAAATTGCTTTACATTCAGTactaaaataatttctaaattaaatataaaatactgtatactAACACTGTAAATAAGacaatgtaaatataatatcaaacaaaataaataaataatacgatTAAAATCGTATTAAAAAAcagtgataaaaataataaaacagggagaaaacaatttttaaaaactgcgcTGCGAGTTATAAACTAGATTTAAAAGGTATGTTTTCAGttgatgtttaaaaatgtgtgctgaGTTAGCctttctgatattttttggcaGGGTATTCCATAATTTGGAAATTTTGTGTGGAATTGGgaccaatttaaaaaacaagctGCTGAGGGCCTTATGGCTCATGAAGGGACATAAAACAACAGAGAATCTGAGAAGGGGCCAAACCATTATGAGCTTTACTCTGTATACAAGTAAAACGACTTTGAGATCAATTCTAAAAGATACAGGGGGCCAGTGCAGTGTAGCTAAAACAGGACTA
This genomic window from Anguilla rostrata isolate EN2019 chromosome 17, ASM1855537v3, whole genome shotgun sequence contains:
- the LOC135243914 gene encoding uncharacterized protein LOC135243914, whose product is MVDVVWAVSMAVCGLVILTMTVYFHQKNQAELAAEEAERKKKHAAALAATMGGGGGGGGGGGKQLHLSAEQIERDLDRLCLLFSISAEPARKRGSPKPPPEAPKPAPAAPKEVPKPAPAAPKEVPKPPPAAPKEVPKPPPAAPKEVPKPPPAAPKEVPKPPPAAPKEVPKPPPAAPEEVPKLPEEVTEKPAEAPPHPTEPLRSERKSRAEGPKESEHIKSEIEQAVQETQ